The following proteins are co-located in the Apium graveolens cultivar Ventura chromosome 5, ASM990537v1, whole genome shotgun sequence genome:
- the LOC141723586 gene encoding UDP-glucose 6-dehydrogenase 3-like — protein sequence MVKICCIGAGYVGGPTMAVIALKCPSIEVVVVDISVSRITAWNSEQLPIYEPGLDEVVKQCRGKNLFFSVDVERHVSEADIIFVSVNTPTKTQGLGAGKAADLTYWESAARMIADVSKSDKIVVEKSTVPVKTAEAIEKILTHNSKGIKFQILSNPEFLAEGTAIEDLFSPDRVLIGGRETPDGQKAIKALKAVYAHWVPEERIICTNLWSAELSKLAANAFLAQRISSVNAMSALCEATGADVSQVAHAVGKDTRIGAKFLNASVGFGGSCFQKDILNLVYICECNGLPEVANYWKQVIKVNDYQKNRFVNRIVSSMFNTVSGKKIAVLGFAFKKDTGDTRETPAIDVCKGLIDDKAKLSIYDPQVTEDQIQRDLTLNKFDWDHPAHLQPLSPASKKDISVVWDAYEATKDAHGICILTEWDEFKNLDYHKIYNNMQKPAFLFDGRNVVNPQKLRDIGFVVYSIGKPLDPWIKDLPAVA from the coding sequence ATGGTGAAGATATGCTGCATTGGAGCTGGATATGTAGGTGGTCCAACAATGGCAGTTATCGCCTTGAAGTGTCCCTCAATCGAGGTTGTTGTTGTTGATATATCTGTCTCGAGGATCACAGCCTGGAATAGTGAGCAACTCCCCATATATGAGCCAGGTCTTGATGAAGTGGTAAAGCAGTGCAGAGGAAAGAATCTCTTCTTCAGTGTTGATGTTGAGAGGCATGTATCTGAAGCAGATATAATTTTTGTTTCTGTTAATACACCAACAAAAACACAGGGTCTTGGAGCTGGAAAAGCTGCAGACTTGACCTATTGGGAAAGTGCAGCCCGGATGATTGCTGATGTTTCAAAATCTGACAAGATTGTTGTTGAAAAATCAACTGTTCCTGTGAAAACAGCTGAGGCTATCGAAAAAATATTGACCCACAACAGCAAGGGCATCAAGtttcaaattttgtcaaatccAGAATTTCTTGCTGAGGGAACTGCTATAGAAGATCTTTTTAGCCCAGATCGCGTGCTTATTGGTGGAAGAGAGACTCCAGACGGGCAAAAGGCAATTAAGGCATTGAAAGCTGTTTATGCTCATTGGGTGCCTGAAGAGAGAATCATTTGCACCAATCTTTGGTCAGCAGAGCTCTCAAAGCTTGCTGCCAATGCCTTCTTGGCTCAGCGAATCTCATCCGTGAATGCCATGTCTGCGCTCTGTGAAGCAACTGGTGCTGATGTTTCTCAGGTGGCTCATGCTGTGGGAAAAGACACTAGAATTGGAGCTAAGTTTCTGAACGCCAGTGTTGGTTTTGGTGGTTCCTGCTTCCAAAAAGATATCCTGAATTTAGTCTACATCTGCGAATGTAATGGCCTCCCTGAAGTTGCAAACTACTGGAAACAAGTGATCAAGGTGAATGATTACCAGAAAAACAGGTTTGTCAACCGAATAGTATCCTCAATGTTCAACACTGTTTCTGGCAAGAAAATTGCAGTTTTGGGGTTTGCATTCAAGAAAGACACCGGTGACACAAGGGAAACACCTGCAATTGATGTCTGCAAGGGACTAATAGACGATAAGGCCAAGTTAAGCATATACGATCCACAGGTTACTGAAGATCAGATTCAGAGGGACCTTACACTAAACAAGTTTGACTGGGATCATCCAGCTCATCTTCAACCATTAAGCCCTGCCTCAAAGAAAGACATAAGTGTAGTCTGGGACGCGTACGAGGCGACCAAGGATGCTCATGGTATCTGCATTCTGACAGAGTGGGATGAATTCAAGAATCTTGATTATCATAAGATTTACAACAACATGCAAAAGCCTGCCTTCTTGTTTGATGGAAGGAATGTTGTGAACCCACAGAAGCTAAGGGACATTGGGTTTGTTGTGTATTCCATTGGGAAGCCTTTGGATCCATGGATCAAAGATTTGCCTGCTGTGGCATAA
- the LOC141723587 gene encoding uncharacterized protein LOC141723587, translated as MELPPQKLVPIGSDYQADIPEWRSYGSNDSGVNNKFCGTCVTPMPAMELIMCDDYKSGYGRSICICVDPGSITCVRHHVVKAREDIRRLVGQECFAGLGLNEMGEVVAERWSEEDEQIFEEVVMSNTSSAGKNFWDRLSEVFPSRTEMEIVSYYFNVFMLRKRAKQNRSKSMNIDSDDDEWQESEDEFEGCENDTESEEDEDSVVEYPACEGIPGWNGINAGSCEYGTGVVKDTSHQYNTDIGDLDGIYSLSETWKHNDYGTYPMFSPSQTLVDVWGNHDLNNHSPSGTGSELQASKMKAGHSKSFAATFNGASAKGGHDFFPGPCDDKVWGDDKVWDFGYAPCRSNDVEFLSTSNVMEVFGVEDFIDKARDDKLH; from the coding sequence ATGGAGCTTCCTCCTCAAAAATTGGTGCCCATTGGATCAGATTATCAAGCTGATATCCCTGAATGGCGCTCATATGGTTCCAATGATTCTGGTGTGAATAATAAGTTTTGCGGTACTTGTGTCACTCCAATGCCAGCTATGGAACTTATTATGTGCGATGATTATAAAAGTGGATATGGTAGAAGCATTTGTATTTGTGTTGATCCTGGCTCAATCACTTGTGTTAGACACCACGTAGTCAAAGCTAGAGAAGACATAAGGAGACTGGTTGGGCAGGAGTGTTTTGCTGGGCTGGGGTTGAATGAAATGGGTGAGGTAGTTGCTGAAAGATGGAGTGAAGAAGACGAGCAAATATTTGAAGAGGTGGTAATGTCTAATACCTCATCAGCGGGTAAGAACTTTTGGGACCGTCTCTCAGAAGTTTTTCCTTCCCGGACGGAAATGGAGATTGTTAGCTATTATTTTAATGTCTTTATGCTGAGGAAAAGGGCCAAACAAAACAGGTCTAAGTCAATGAACATCGACAGTGATGATGATGAGTggcaagaaagtgaagatgaaTTTGAGGGCTGTGAGAATGATACAGAATCCGAAGAAGATGAGGATTCTGTAGTTGAATATCCTGCATGTGAAGGCATTCCTGGTTGGAATGGGATCAATGCTGGTTCATGTGAATATGGAACTGGAGTTGTGAAAGATACATCTCATCAGTACAATACTGATATTGGTGACCTTGATGGAATTTACAGTCTGTCAGAAACATGGAAGCATAACGATTACGGGACTTATCCTATGTTTTCCCCCTCACAGACCCTCGTGGATGTATGGGGAAATCATGATTTGAATAATCACTCACCATCTGGCACAGGTTCTGAACTTCAGGCTAGTAAAATGAAGGCTGGCCATAGCAAAAGTTTTGCTGCAACTTTTAATGGAGCGAGTGCTAAAGGCGGCCATGACTTTTTTCCGGGACCATGTGATGATAAAGTCTGGGGTGATGATAAAGTGTGGGATTTTGGATATGCACCCTGCCGTAGCAATGATGTTGAGTTTCTTTCCACAAGCAACGTGATGGAGGTCTTTGGAGttgaagatttcattgacaaGGCTAGAGATGATAAGCTGCATTAA
- the LOC141659894 gene encoding uncharacterized protein LOC141659894, with translation MSSLKSCVSNCKGYDGSANHLVEGDVYTETRNITELHKECAEYSSGGNSNSSWASSCTSEDDFRFSEAPVHKSVPLENDEPDYPSRTLGRSRDAYARLMDLPPQKLVPIGSDYQADIPEWRSYGSNDSGVNNKFCGTCVTPMPAMELIMCDDYKSGYGRSICICVDPGSITCVRHHVVKAREDIRRLVGQECFAGLGLNEMGEVVAERWSEEDEQIFEEVVMSNTSSAGKNFWDRLSEVFPSRTEMEIVSYYFNVFMLRKRAKQNRSKSMNIDSDDDEWQESEDEFEGCENDTESEEDEDSVVEYPACEGIPGWNGINAGSCEYGTGVVKDTSHQYNTDIGDLDGIYSLSETWKHNDYGTYPMFSPSQTLVDVWGNHDLNNHSPSGTGSELQASKMKAGHSKSFAATFNGASAKGGHDFFPGPCDDKVWGDDKVWDFGYAPCRSNDVEFLSTSNVMEVFGVEDFIDKARDDKLH, from the exons ATGTCGAGTTTGAAGTCTTGTGTAAGCAATT GTAAAGGTTATGATGGTTCTGCAAATCATTTAGTTGAAGGTGATGTATATACTGAAACTCGCAACATCACTGAGCTCCACAAAGAGTGTGCTGAATATAGTTCTGGGGGGAACTCTAACTCCTCTTGGGCCAGCAGCTGCACCAGTGAAGATGATTTTAGATTTTCTGAGGCACCAGTTCATAAATCAGTTCCCTTAGAGAATGATGAACCGGATTATCCATCAAGGACCCTGGGTCGTTCTCGGGATGCATATGCTCGTCTTATGGATCTTCCTCCTCAAAAATTGGTGCCCATTGGATCAGATTATCAAGCTGATATCCCTGAATGGCGCTCATATGGTTCCAATGATTCTGGTGTGAATAATAAGTTTTGCGGTACTTGTGTCACTCCAATGCCAGCTATGGAACTTATTATGTGCGATGATTATAAAAGTGGATATGGTAGAAGCATTTGTATTTGTGTTGATCCTGGCTCAATCACTTGTGTTAGACACCACGTAGTCAAAGCTAGAGAAGACATAAGGAGACTGGTTGGGCAGGAGTGTTTTGCTGGGCTGGGGTTGAATGAAATGGGTGAGGTAGTTGCTGAAAGATGGAGTGAAGAAGACGAGCAAATATTTGAAGAGGTGGTAATGTCTAATACCTCATCAGCGGGTAAGAACTTTTGGGACCGTCTCTCAGAAGTTTTTCCTTCCCGGACGGAAATGGAGATTGTTAGCTATTATTTTAATGTCTTTATGCTGAGGAAAAGGGCCAAACAAAACAGGTCTAAGTCAATGAACATCGACAGTGATGATGATGAGTggcaagaaagtgaagatgaaTTTGAGGGCTGTGAGAATGATACAGAATCCGAAGAAGATGAGGATTCTGTAGTTGAATATCCTGCATGTGAAGGCATTCCTGGTTGGAATGGGATCAATGCTGGTTCATGTGAATATGGAACTGGAGTTGTGAAAGATACATCTCATCAGTACAATACTGATATTGGTGACCTTGATGGAATTTACAGTCTGTCAGAAACATGGAAGCATAACGATTACGGGACTTATCCTATGTTTTCCCCCTCACAGACCCTCGTGGATGTATGGGGAAATCATGATTTGAATAATCACTCACCATCTGGCACAGGTTCTGAACTTCAGGCTAGTAAAATGAAGGCTGGCCATAGCAAAAGTTTTGCTGCAACTTTTAATGGAGCGAGTGCTAAAGGCGGCCATGACTTTTTTCCGGGACCATGTGATGATAAAGTCTGGGGTGATGATAAAGTGTGGGATTTTGGATATGCACCCTGCCGTAGCAATGATGTTGAGTTTCTTTCCACAAGCAACGTGATGGAGGTCTTTGGAGttgaagatttcattgacaaGGCTAGAGATGATAAGCTGCATTAA